cttctgatggctacttccagcaggataacgcaccatgtcataaagcgtgaatcatatcagactagtttcttgaacatgaaaatgagttcactgaactgaaatggcctctacagtcaccagatctcaattcaatagagcaccttgggatgtgttggaatgggagatttgcatcatgaatgtgcagtcgacaaatctgcagcaactgcgtgatgctatcatgtcaatatggaccaaaatctcagaggaatatttctaaataatcatattagaatTATTTCAGATGGATCATGCAACAATGAAGACtttattttcagttttcttcagtTTGTGATAGCACAAAAAAAAACCATACCATGCATGCACACTTATCAGCTAAGCTTTTATTCAAGGCCTTTTTTCATGATACATTACAAttcttttttataatgttttcgACCAGTCATGATGCATACAGTCTCTTTAAAATACTTACATCAAAGCAATTGTGCAACAGAAATTTAACATACAAATCATATTCTGACAGTCTCTCTGCGCTTGATGTGCATTCTGTAGGGCTGGGGTGTGAGGGTGACCCCATAAACAGGGGTATAATCTGGTTTCCCAGCATCATTCGGCCACACAAACTGGAAACGGCGCAACAGAGTGACCATGACAAGGAAAAGCTCCATACGTGCAAGACCCTCACCAAGACACACACGTGGACCTGTTCAccaaaaaagtttgtacacaaTTAGCAAAATACACTCAAATAACCAAAAACTACACCTGCatctctttctgattctgaatgGTTACCTGCTGAAAAAGGCACAAAGGCTTCAGGCTTCTCAAACTCGCCCTGCTCATTCAGGAAGTTTGCAGGGTTGAACTCATGAGGAAACTTCCACTGACCTTCTTCTTTTAGTGCAGAACCGAGGTTAGGAATCACAAAAGTTCCCTTGAGAAATAAGGGTAAAATTAGGATTTCAAACAAGTTATACTCTTGTTATTGAAAAGTTTCCTCACCTTTGGAATGTTGTAACCCATTAGCTCTGTGTCTTTTGTAGTGCAGTGAAACACACTTAGTGGAACAGTGTTTGCAACGCGCTGAACCTCATGAATCACAGCTTGTGTGTACGGCATACTGTGTCTGTCTTCATATGATGCCTGATCTTTATCCTCCAGAACATCATCAATCTCTTGCTGGCATTTTGCtgttaaaatgaaaaatgtttaagCTAATGCTGTCAATTTTAGTTTCTTCTAATTAGTATTTTCTTGGCTTGCCTTTGTACTTTTTTTCTCCGGTTGTGTATTGGTTGGTTGATTACATCCACCTTAGTCTTGATTAGTTACtcaacattttttgtttatatgcaCTGCATTCATATAGTACACTTTTCCAGTAAAACGGGGTTAATGTAATGGTTTTAATAAAATCCCCATTGGTAAAAGCGGTAAAAATCATGCTTCTTGGATTTGTCCAAGGATTCCCTTTGTTACAGTGCACTTGCCAGCAATGTTTTGTTGCGTTCTTTTGGTTTTGCTTCAATGAGAATCCAACAGAATGACATAGATGCAAAAATAATACTATAACAATAGCCTAACCTGTTTGAACGAAGGGCATAAGCAAGATGACATgtaaccagtgcttaatttgtgaattgcaagGACCCGGAACAGATCGGGTTAAGGAATCCATCATGTTAACCGAGGATGGAGGATGGAGTAGTGTCGCGCACAAAAGTGTGGaccaggggtggggtggggttaTTAGTGTGGTGGATGGCAGAGAGGTGTTGTGGACGAAAgtgagtggggtgggggtgttgcggacgaaagtgaaatgggttggggagtcgcagaagaaagtgaaagtgaacagtggaCGGGGGAGAAGGAGGGGAATCTGTAAAATGAGGTgtcagatcagatttcagaggtgccggatacGGATTCGCAtattccggcacaaattaagccctgcatgTAACTAAACCAGACACAGATGAACATAATCAATGAATCAACGACTAACAATAGAAACAACCTCAAAATGGGAACAATGGAATCAGGAACTTCCAttaatcattcaatcattttccttcggcttagtcccttatttatcagggattgccacaccggaatgaacagcatatgttttatgcaacccagtactgggaaacacccatttactcattcacacacactacactacggccaatttagttaattcaattcgcctatactttatgtctttggactttggggaaaacaGGCGTAACACAAGGAAACacaacccatgcaaacacaaggaaaacatgcaaactccacacagaaatgccaactgacccagctggtacataaaccagcaacctttttgctgtaaggtgacagtgctaaacactgagccaccatgccacacaAACTTATATTGATACAACCTAAAAGTCCAACAAGCAAGAACCAAACTTGACTCAGCAATGATCAAATTGATTAATATGCAATCAAAACACAGACCTTGAACCTCTGGGTGGGTCATGAGGTAGAGAAAACCTGTGAGGAGGGTGTTGGATGTTGTGTCAGTCCCTGCAAAGTGCAAATCCAGAACGTACAGGATAAGTTGAGCTTCAGAAAAGGAGGAGCCATCATTTCCTCTCTGGTGAAGTTAAAATAACCAAAGATTAGATTCTCATTCAGTTAATAAAATACTGGGGACACACTGATATTCAAATTCTGACCAATACTGATAAAGCAATAAACAATGGTGATACCTGACTGATAAACagataataatgtttaataaccaTATTGGGGGTTAAGGAAAAATCTGGgtcacactttaatttgatggtccatttgttgaatttaggttacaatgcatctacatgccaattatttctcattagattataagtaggctatcaggttgggtttaggtttggcgttagggttagtgtaagttgacatgtacttgcaaagtttcttatagtcagttaaatgtcagttgaaggagcagtatcaacagataataagcagacagtctactaatactcaaatagaccatcaaaataaagtgttaccaaaatccaTAATATCTGTAAAAAGCAACATTGTTCCAatatatagtgcttttacaaaaacaatacaataacagATGTCCACTCACCTTATCCAGCTCATCCAAATAGCAGTCAATGAAGTCTCTGGGCTCTCCTGGAACCCATGTTTTTTTGTGCTCCTTGACCAGTTGTGTAGACAATTCTCTGGCTTTGCTGGCATTTGCAAAAGCCTTCCTAAAGGGCAGGGGCAGATATCTAAACATGGGAAATGTATCATATATCTGCAATAAAACAGAGACAGTTTGTTATGAATGGTCTGAATGTTTCAAAAACAATTGTTGGTTCTCCAGATGCTGCTAAAACAGCTAGTTATCAGCGAATATATTGAAGTCTACAAGACTCCTGAATGTGTCCTGAGGGATCTAGCTTTAAGACCTTAACAGCAGATCTTTCAAGTCTTGTAGGTTGCAAGACTGAGTTGcaatggattgaacataagaaTCAGATCTCAACAATGCTCGGTTGCATTGAGATCCTCGTAATTTGTAGGTCAGGGCAACACCTTCAATTCTTCATCATGTTCTTCAAATCATTTCTGATCAGTGTCTGCactgccagcctgatctcatgagaaaacaaaactattttacattttgtcagtttagtggctaaaatGTGCAAATTAATACGAGTTCaattgtacaaaaatgtacaattttaggCCACCTAATCTTGCTCAACTGCCATTGGGTGATGAGCTAATCATACAAAATTGTACAAGCTAGATTGTATAAtttaatacgaattagccactaaatcaaaaagtgatTTTGAtttacgaattgccatgaaatTGTGTCTAAAGAGGCCCCTTCCACCAGGGAACCCCACTGTCTTGAGGTGGTGTACATGGTCTGCAAAGCCAGACCCAGGGTTTCCCAGCAGAGCTTTGATCAGAGGATCACATTAGCATCCTTGTGCCATACCTTCCTTGGGTAACTGCTGTAGACATACACAATGGTCCATTAGACTCATCTGACGAGGCAATCTACTTCCTCTTCTACAAGGTCCGGTCGAAATTAACATAAATATGATTCCAAAATTGTGTGACTTGTGCCATAGCATATCATCTGCTTCATGTTAAATTAaatggtttgatgaacatgatgaAGAATTAACCCTTCTGACGTGTTCACATCCTCCCCCTTCCTTTAGTGTTCCTGGTCAAATATGACCGGTCCGTTTTAAATGCTCTTATAGTAgcacaaaaataatttttctcCACCAAActtttattcaacattttttagCTGTAAGCAATATCTCAAAGTAGTGTTTATCATGAATTTacagaattagacataaaataactgcaatgaaaataaaaataggggcttaaatatattgcaaaatgaacaatagatgacagaaatcaaaaaactttgtttcattactaatagacagctaATTAAATAACTGTCACAGGGTCTGACTAAAGAAGTTGAAAAATGATTcatcaaccagcaaagcacaaacaaaatgctaTCCTTTACTGTGTTCTGAGTGATCGAGTATTCAGTCCTTCAAGTGTACTAATATAGGGAATAGTGACTGAGGGTATATATGGTGAGCATGGACACAGAACTAGCACTagttatactttggtcatttttgagggAGATAATAACggtctaatataataaaatatttgttgctaagctaagctgaaagTGCTCCTGCTACactcagagattggctgaatagagaaagaaagaaagaaagaaagaaagaaagaaagaaagaaagaaagaaagaaagaaagaaagaaagaaagaaagaaagaaagggaacAAGATTCCTTCTTTGTGCTCTTTAcagagagagaaataaataaataaacaaaaagaataaaatacGGAAATTAATTCGTACGATTGTATTCATACAGTTTTGTACAATTTGCTTTCACaatgatggctgggtttaggggtggggttgggtgccatgcctcatTTTGAatatcgtacatttttgtacgactgaactatgaattatatataaactatatgaattagccactgacGAAACGTAAAAAAGCTGTTTCCTTGAGAGACCAGGCGAGAGAATCAGCACATAAGCACGTAAAAGAGATATGTACCTGCAAAAGACATTGttcagagtgagtgagtgagcgagcgagcgagcgagcgagtgaGTGAGTTGGGGTAGTGTGTGTGGcgatgttttctgtctgatggaTGGAAGAATATAGTCTGGATACCCGTTCATTTCTtatggcggtcacttttgactgggaacaccacaggtgtaacaaggatgattaaaacaaattaaaaaaaaatcaataaaagaggtgatcatcacttttatatgttcaagtgcatagtgtggaggatattataaggccttgaggcaatcagatgtaaaacacaatatttatgagtgatttaatttgtaaatcggtcagatttgacccgaacacgACAGGAAGGTTAAAGGTATTGCCCTGACCTACAAATTctgcagatctcaatccaactaAACCTTGTTGGGATCTGATTAATTTGTTCTATCCATTGCAGCTCAGTCTTGCAACCTACAGGacttgattaatctgttgttactTTCTTGGTGCCAGATCCCTCAAGACACATTCAGGTCTCTTGTAGACTCAATAACATGTTGTTGGGTTGTAGTTTGCCAATCCTTGACCAATATTTGTGAATTTTCACCACTACAGACTGGGAGCAAATCACAAGCCTTGGCATTTTTGACATACTCTGATCCAGTCTCTTACCTTAACAGTTTGGTCTTTGTTAAAGTTTGGTCTTACTTTGGTTACTCTCCTGCATTGTACGTTTCAATTACAAGAACTGATCATAATTTTCTGAACTTTGAATGAGTGGCTGTCTATAGAGGATCTGGGAGCTCTTGGATTTAAGGACTTGATGCTTTGGAACAACATAAAGGTCAGTAATTATTAATCTTTTATGGGGGTGGGGATGGATGCAACACCATTGCATTCTTTGTGTACTTGATTACATTAACTGATGAACTGATAAATGTCTCACCATGGCCCATGGTCCATTAGCAATCTTTGCATTCTCTGTGTAGAGGTGAATGAAAAGCTTGAGAAATTCATCGTCGTAATCATACCGGGATCCAAACAGAACAATGCAGATAATATTTGATGCAGCATTGTGGAACATAGTTTGAGGATCAAAAGCGGTTCCTGCATAGACACAGTTTACATTGACCTTAAAGTAATGTCAGGCTAAAAttcaaaaaatattacaaaatgaacaCATTATTACCAACTCTCTTTTCCAATTTATCAATAATGTGTGAAACCTCTCCCAGAATTCTCTCCTCCATGGATTGCTTTCCAAGGCCAAAGTTTCTTAGGGTCATCAGAGCAAAGCGTCTATGTTCTTTCCAACTAGGTCCATAGTCAGACAGAATGACACCTGTGATATTATATAAGTCATTTATGGGTCTGATTAGTACTAAGCTGTAATGTTAGATAAGACTCAAATTGCTCTTTGAGCTCTATGTAAAGAAGACACCAGCAATCTCAAAAGGATATTGATTAACTAGAGCCTGTGTAGAGGTATAAGAGTAAAGGTTCATTTTTAAATAGACTCACCGCCTCCTTTTGTAACACGGTTGACCATGAGGTCCTGCGGGCGTCCTGCAAAGTCCACAGCCTTAGTAACCAGAGCTTCCTTCAAAGCCTCAAAACCATTCAGAACCACCCATGGTTTTGATCCGAAGTACAGACTGTAAATATTTCCATAGCGATTGGCGAGCTAAAAAGTTTAGCATTAAGACATCAGTCAGGCTGAAATGTacagtaataatattataaaactgTCAGCTCTTGAAAGCAATGCTAGatttaatgagtgtgtgtttttttctccaGATTTAACTAAcaataggctaaataaagaatgtCTTACGGTACCCTCTCAAAGTCTTTCAAAGGATTGTTGATATTGAGCTCCAGCAAATTCCCAAATAATGGCAGAGGACGAGGTCCTGGAGGAAAGTTCTTAGGCCTCGGGATCTGgatgaagaggaagaggaggacgaTGCATATCCACACCAGTATCAAAAAGCCCAGCATGCTGACTGCTGTCCGGCTGTTAACTGTGCTTGGTTTACACACAAACTCAGACACTAAAGCACCGATCCCTCCCACTAAATTGCTGAACACTCAGATGGCGCACCTTGCCTGACagctcaaaataaatatattaagtagTAATGACCAATCCTACACAGTTACAGTGTAGTTATGTCATTTGCATGGTCAAGATGAGGGTTTGTACAAATGTGTATGTGCCTATACTTATTTtagatgtttaaatatctatCGGTTTATCCATCTGTCAGTCTCaatgtttctctttctctctctctttgtccaTCCATCAGTGCATCTATTTCTGATCTATGTCAGTCATTCTTTCAGTAAATCTGCTTGTCTGtggatccatccattcatctgtccgtctatctatctatatctgtcaGTCTCAttgcttctctttctctctctctttgtccatccatcagtttatctatctatctatctatctatctatctatctatctatctatctatctatctatctatctatctatctatctatctatctatcatctatctatctatctatctatctatctatctatctatctatctatctatctatctatctatctatctatctatctgtctttgcATTcaactgtctgtctatctatctatctatctatctatctatctatctatctatctatctatctatctatctatctatctatctatctatctatctatctatctatctgtctttgcattcaactgtctgtctgtctatctgtctatctatctatctatctatctatctatctatctatctatctatctatctatctatctatctatctatctatctatctatctatctatctatctgtctttgcATTcaactgtctgtctatctgtctatctatctatctatctatctatctatctatctatctatctatctatctatctatctatctatctatctatctatctatctatctatcatctttgcatttaactgtctgtctatctatctatctatctatctatctatctatctatctatctatctatctatctatctatctatctatctatctatctatctatctatctatctatctatctatctatctatctatctatctatctgtccgtccgtttgtccgtccgtccgtccatttaGTGATAAAACAATCAGGCAAAATAAAAATTGAtgtaaaatgcaacaaaaaacagcaaatatattgttttaattatattaagGGTCAATTATTCAAATACGACAACATCTGTGAATAGAAAACTTTGCATTTTTCAATTTAGCACACGACAAAGAGAAAAACCGGTGTCTGTAGCCCCCACATGGTCGTTTCAGTTCAACGACGCCGCTTTTATCGCCCCCCTCAGGCCGCTTTACGCAATGCAGGAACCCTCCAATTTTTTTATCAGGTCATCCCATGATGCACTGCGCCTTCAACGGCTTCAGTCATTCAAGCAGCTCAGCGCTGGTGCTCGTAAGACCTCCTGTTCTGTTAGGCCATCTGGGTTGGGGTGATCCGTGTCCCAAACCGGACCAGACCCCGAACAGCGGTCGCAGCTCTGTCATTTTGTGGACAACTTTCCCGTCCATGGTTCGCAAATCGCCGGTCGTTGACGGGAAGCGAGCGTTTACGCGGCAGGAGCGGTGCTGTCAGCGATATAGCAAGCAGAAAGCGTTATTTATGCAACCATAAACACAACTGCGGGGATTTATTAATACTTCAACATCATCCTGATGGATTTAGAAACCGGAAGAAACGACCTGGGAGCGATGGGAGAGTCGCTGCAGCCGCAGACCCCCAGTCGCCACGAGAAAAGTCTCGGACTGCTCACCACCAAATTTGTGACTCTACTGCAGGAAGCGAAGGACGGAGTGCTGGATCTGAAAGCTGTAAGCACGACATCAgctcatcaccatcaccatcacctaTACATCTGTACAATATCAC
The DNA window shown above is from Danio rerio strain Tuebingen ecotype United States chromosome 25, GRCz12tu, whole genome shotgun sequence and carries:
- the cyp2x9 gene encoding cytochrome P450 2X9 (The RefSeq protein has 1 substitution compared to this genomic sequence), whose product is MLGFLILVWICIVLLFLFIQIPRPKNFPPGPRPLPLFGNLLELNINNPLKDFERLANRYGNIYSLYFGSKPWVVLNGFEALKEALVTKAVDFAGRPQDLMVNRVTKGGGVILSDYGPSWKEHRRFALMTLRNFGLGKQSMEERILGEVSHIIDKLEKRVGTAFDPQTMFHNAASNIICIVLFGSRYDYDDEFLKLFIHLYTENAKIANGPWAMIYDTFPMFRYLPLPFRKAFANASKARELSTQLVKEHKKTWVPGEPRDFIDCYLDELDKRGNDGSSFSEAQLILYVLDLHFAGTDTTSNTLLTGFLYLMTHPEVQAKCQQEIDDVLEDKDQASYEDRHSMPYTQAVTHEVQRVANTVPLSVFHCTTKDTELMGYNIPKGTFVIPNLGSALKEEGQWKFPHEFNPANFLNEQGEFEKPEAFVPFSAGPRVCLGEGLARMELFLVMVTLLRRFQFVWPNDAGKPDYTPVYGVTLTPQPYRMHIKRRETVRI